A single genomic interval of Bacillota bacterium harbors:
- a CDS encoding VanW family protein: protein MPEFRYLWAQALTRFNPADRARVQNIRLAVQKLDGRVILPGAVFSFNQAVGSRQAPDAGFEAAPVFTDKGRVRALGGGVCQVSSTLYAAALLTDLQVIERHAHAMPVPYLEPGLDATVSSVLDLKVKNPHLFAVQIRASVEERRLQVELWGEKPPSTRVRLSRFASRCVRDRMPALQVTVWRVYPNGRREKMSEDVYYLGR, encoded by the coding sequence ATGCCGGAGTTCCGCTACCTGTGGGCACAGGCATTAACCCGTTTTAACCCGGCAGACCGCGCAAGGGTACAGAACATCCGCCTTGCCGTCCAAAAGCTGGACGGCAGGGTTATCTTGCCGGGCGCCGTCTTTTCTTTTAATCAGGCGGTGGGTTCGCGTCAGGCGCCCGATGCTGGTTTCGAAGCGGCTCCGGTCTTTACAGACAAAGGGCGCGTGCGCGCGTTAGGAGGGGGCGTCTGCCAGGTATCCAGTACGCTGTACGCTGCGGCGCTGCTGACCGACCTGCAGGTGATAGAGAGACATGCACACGCCATGCCTGTGCCGTATTTGGAGCCCGGTCTGGACGCAACGGTCAGCAGCGTTCTGGACCTTAAGGTGAAAAACCCCCATCTCTTCGCAGTGCAGATTCGCGCCAGCGTGGAGGAGCGGCGGTTGCAGGTGGAGCTTTGGGGTGAAAAACCGCCGTCCACCCGGGTGCGCCTTTCACGCTTTGCCAGCCGCTGTGTGCGTGATAGGATGCCCGCCCTGCAGGTAACAGTGTGGCGTGTCTACCCAAACGGCCGCCGCGAGAAGATGTCGGAAGA